A DNA window from Pseudomonas sp. B21-056 contains the following coding sequences:
- the nfuA gene encoding Fe-S biogenesis protein NfuA codes for MTAITITDAAHDYLADLLSKQNTPGIGIRIFITQPGTQYAETCIAYCKPGEEKPEDTALGLKSFTAYIDSFSEAFLDDAVVDYATDRMGGQLTIKAPNAKVPMVNADSPINERINYYLQTEINPGLASHGGQVSLIDVVEDGIAVLQFGGGCQGCGQADVTLKEGIERTLLERIPELKGVRDVTDHTQKENAYY; via the coding sequence ATGACCGCCATTACCATTACCGATGCCGCCCACGATTACCTGGCCGACCTGCTGTCCAAGCAGAACACCCCGGGTATCGGGATCCGCATCTTCATCACCCAGCCCGGTACCCAGTACGCAGAGACGTGCATTGCCTACTGCAAGCCCGGGGAAGAAAAACCCGAAGACACCGCGTTGGGGCTCAAGAGCTTCACCGCCTACATCGACTCGTTCAGCGAAGCGTTCCTGGACGATGCGGTGGTCGACTACGCCACCGACCGCATGGGCGGCCAACTGACCATCAAGGCGCCGAATGCGAAAGTGCCGATGGTCAACGCCGACAGCCCGATCAACGAGCGCATCAACTATTACCTGCAAACCGAAATCAACCCGGGGCTGGCCAGCCACGGCGGCCAGGTGTCGCTGATCGACGTGGTGGAAGACGGCATCGCCGTGCTCCAGTTCGGCGGCGGCTGCCAGGGCTGCGGCCAGGCTGACGTGACCCTGAAGGAAGGCATCGAGCGCACCCTGCTCGAGCGCATCCCTGAACTCAAGGGCGTGCGCGACGTGACCGACCACACGCAGAAAGAAAACGCTTACTACTGA
- the cobM gene encoding precorrin-4 C(11)-methyltransferase, with the protein MTVYFIGAGPGDPELITVKGQRLVRSCAVIIYAGSLVPAAVLEGHCAEQVINSAELHLEQIIELMETAHRNGQDVARVHSGDPSLYGAIGEQIRCLRELDIPFEIIPGVTATSACAALLGAELTLPDVSQSVILTRYADKTAMPAGEELGSLAQHGATMAIHLGVNHLEKIVGELLPHYGADCPIAVIHRATWPDQDWVVGTLADIAEKVQAKGFRRTALILVGRVLGNDVFSESSLYRAGHAHLYRP; encoded by the coding sequence ATGACCGTCTACTTCATTGGCGCCGGCCCCGGCGATCCGGAATTGATCACTGTCAAAGGCCAGCGGCTGGTGCGCAGTTGCGCGGTGATCATCTATGCCGGCTCCCTGGTACCCGCAGCCGTGCTCGAGGGCCACTGCGCCGAACAGGTGATAAACAGCGCCGAGCTGCACCTGGAACAAATCATCGAGCTGATGGAGACAGCCCATCGCAACGGCCAGGACGTGGCCCGGGTGCATTCCGGCGACCCGAGCCTGTACGGCGCCATCGGCGAGCAGATTCGTTGCCTGCGGGAACTGGACATCCCCTTCGAGATCATTCCCGGGGTCACCGCGACTTCCGCCTGCGCCGCCCTGCTGGGCGCCGAACTGACCTTGCCGGACGTGTCCCAGAGCGTGATTCTCACCCGCTACGCGGACAAGACCGCGATGCCTGCCGGAGAAGAACTGGGCAGCCTGGCGCAGCACGGAGCGACCATGGCGATTCACCTGGGGGTCAATCATCTGGAAAAGATCGTCGGTGAGCTGCTGCCCCACTACGGCGCGGATTGCCCGATTGCCGTGATTCACCGGGCGACGTGGCCGGATCAGGATTGGGTGGTGGGGACGCTGGCGGACATTGCCGAAAAGGTCCAGGCCAAGGGCTTTCGCCGCACGGCGCTGATTCTGGTGGGACGGGTGCTGGGCAACGACGTGTTCAGCGAATCATCGCTCTACCGCGCCGGGCATGCCCACCTTTACAGGCCCTGA
- a CDS encoding cobalamin biosynthesis protein: MSSGQVLVVGLGCQRGCPASVLRTLLDETLLAHGIPLQAVDALASIDLKRDEPGLLELARELALPLTFFSGTQLAGYQERLTHRSQIAFERTGCYGVAESAALALAEQLGQTAATLRIPRQKCTQATLALAVAS, encoded by the coding sequence ATGAGCAGCGGGCAGGTGCTGGTGGTCGGCCTGGGCTGCCAACGCGGTTGCCCGGCCAGCGTGTTGCGAACATTGTTGGATGAGACGCTACTGGCCCATGGAATACCGCTTCAGGCGGTAGACGCCCTGGCCAGTATCGATCTCAAGCGCGACGAACCGGGGCTGCTGGAGCTGGCGAGAGAACTGGCGCTGCCGCTGACCTTCTTCAGTGGCACCCAGTTGGCCGGTTATCAGGAGAGGCTCACTCACCGCTCGCAGATCGCTTTCGAGCGCACGGGTTGCTACGGCGTCGCCGAAAGCGCGGCACTGGCCCTCGCCGAGCAACTGGGGCAGACAGCCGCCACCCTGCGAATTCCCCGCCAGAAATGCACCCAGGCCACACTGGCATTGGCGGTCGCGTCGTAA
- a CDS encoding CbtA family protein codes for MIKRIAQTAGFTGLLAALLLTLLQSLWVSPLILQAETYEKAPTAEAPLEVHQHADGVAHTHDAEAWEPEDGWQRVLSTTGGNLVVAVGFALMLAGLYTLRAPTHTSQGLLWGLAGYATFVLAPTLGLPPELPGTAAADLAQRQMWWIGTAASTAVGIALIAFGRHWLLKLLGVATLLVPHVIGAPQPEVHSMLAPEALESQFKIASQLTNVAFWLALGLISAWLFRRDGQARHEA; via the coding sequence ATGATCAAGCGTATCGCGCAAACCGCCGGGTTCACGGGTCTGCTGGCCGCCCTGCTGCTGACCCTCCTGCAAAGCCTTTGGGTTTCGCCGCTGATCCTGCAGGCCGAAACCTATGAAAAAGCCCCGACCGCCGAAGCCCCTCTCGAGGTCCATCAACACGCCGACGGCGTCGCCCATACCCATGATGCCGAAGCCTGGGAGCCCGAAGATGGCTGGCAGCGTGTGCTGTCCACCACCGGTGGCAACCTGGTGGTCGCGGTGGGGTTCGCCCTGATGCTGGCGGGCCTGTACACCTTGCGCGCACCGACCCACACGTCCCAGGGCCTGCTCTGGGGCCTGGCCGGTTACGCCACCTTCGTCCTGGCGCCGACCCTCGGCCTTCCGCCGGAACTGCCTGGCACCGCAGCGGCCGACCTGGCCCAACGGCAGATGTGGTGGATCGGTACCGCAGCGTCCACGGCCGTGGGCATCGCCCTGATCGCGTTCGGCAGGCATTGGCTGCTCAAGCTGCTGGGCGTGGCGACCTTGCTGGTGCCCCACGTCATCGGTGCACCGCAGCCGGAGGTCCACTCGATGCTGGCGCCCGAAGCCCTTGAAAGCCAGTTCAAGATCGCCTCGCAACTGACCAACGTCGCGTTCTGGCTGGCCTTGGGCCTGATCAGCGCCTGGCTGTTTCGCCGTGACGGTCAAGCCCGCCACGAGGCATGA
- a CDS encoding CbtB-domain containing protein, with protein sequence MSTISTTARTASSTTTLSQRLSAAILASVLGAGLVYFAGFSHIEAVHNAAHDTRHSAAFPCH encoded by the coding sequence ATGTCGACCATCAGCACCACCGCCCGCACCGCCAGCAGCACCACGACCCTGAGCCAGCGCCTGAGCGCGGCGATCCTCGCCTCGGTCCTCGGTGCCGGCCTGGTCTATTTCGCCGGTTTCTCCCACATCGAGGCGGTGCACAACGCAGCCCACGACACCCGCCACAGCGCCGCCTTCCCGTGCCATTGA
- the cobW gene encoding cobalamin biosynthesis protein CobW, with amino-acid sequence MKTLAKLPVTIVTGFLGSGKTTLLRHMLDNAQGRRIAVIVNEFGELGIDGEILKQCSIGCTEEEANGRVYELANGCLCCTVQEEFFPVMRELVARRGDLDHILIETSGLALPKPLVQAFQWPEIRSACTVDAVITVVDSPAVAAGTFAAFPDQVDAQRKLDPNLDHESPLHELFADQLASADLVILNKADLISPEDLAKVRLEVAEELPPAVKVIEASSGRLPLEVLIGLGAGSEEHIDSRHSHHDHHHDGDDDDHDHDAFDSISIELPQADESLLLDALTQLVVQHGVLRVKGFAAIPNKPMRLLIQGVGTRFDKHFDRQWGADEARVTRLVLIGQALDAALLEAQLRAALSV; translated from the coding sequence ATGAAAACACTGGCCAAACTCCCCGTCACCATCGTCACCGGTTTCCTCGGCTCGGGTAAGACCACCTTACTGCGGCACATGCTCGACAACGCCCAGGGCCGGCGTATCGCAGTGATCGTCAACGAGTTCGGTGAGCTGGGCATTGACGGCGAGATCCTCAAGCAGTGCTCCATCGGTTGCACCGAAGAAGAGGCTAACGGCCGCGTCTACGAACTGGCCAACGGCTGCCTGTGCTGCACGGTGCAGGAAGAGTTCTTCCCGGTGATGCGCGAGCTGGTGGCCCGGCGCGGCGACCTCGACCACATCCTCATCGAAACCTCCGGCCTGGCCTTGCCCAAGCCGCTGGTCCAGGCCTTTCAGTGGCCGGAAATCCGCAGCGCCTGCACCGTCGATGCGGTGATCACCGTGGTCGACAGCCCGGCCGTGGCCGCCGGCACCTTCGCCGCGTTCCCCGACCAGGTCGACGCCCAGCGTAAGCTCGACCCGAACCTGGACCACGAATCCCCGCTGCACGAGTTGTTTGCCGATCAACTGGCGAGCGCCGACCTGGTAATCCTCAACAAGGCCGACCTGATCAGCCCCGAAGACCTGGCGAAAGTCCGCCTCGAAGTGGCCGAAGAACTGCCACCGGCGGTCAAGGTCATCGAAGCCAGCAGCGGCCGCCTGCCGTTGGAAGTGCTGATCGGCCTGGGCGCCGGCTCCGAAGAACACATCGACAGCCGTCACAGCCATCACGACCACCACCATGACGGCGATGACGACGACCACGATCATGACGCCTTCGACTCCATCTCCATCGAACTGCCCCAGGCCGACGAAAGCCTGTTGCTGGACGCGCTGACCCAACTGGTGGTCCAGCACGGCGTGTTGCGGGTCAAGGGTTTCGCGGCGATCCCGAACAAGCCGATGCGCCTGTTGATCCAGGGCGTCGGCACGCGTTTCGACAAGCATTTCGACCGCCAATGGGGCGCCGATGAAGCGCGGGTCACGCGTCTGGTATTGATCGGCCAGGCGCTGGACGCGGCGCTGCTTGAAGCGCAGTTGCGCGCCGCCCTCAGCGTCTAA